A stretch of Borrelia turcica IST7 DNA encodes these proteins:
- a CDS encoding N-acetylmannosamine-6-phosphate 2-epimerase produces the protein MNREIKRGLIVSCQALEGEPLHSSFIMSKMALAAEMGGAVGIRANGIEDINKIKAEVNLPIIGIIKRVYDNSSVFITPTMKEIDELCREGVDVIALDATLRERPDGLLLSDFFNKIREKYPNQLLMADIGSLEEAINADKLGFDFIGTTLHGYTKETDGLNIADDDFSFLKKLLKCNFKSKLVVEGKIDTPLKAKRTFELGVSFVVVGGAITRPMEITKSFVEKINEVGKV, from the coding sequence ATTAATAGAGAGATTAAAAGAGGTTTAATTGTTTCTTGTCAGGCGCTTGAGGGTGAACCATTACATAGTAGTTTTATTATGTCTAAGATGGCCTTAGCAGCAGAGATGGGAGGAGCAGTTGGAATTAGAGCTAATGGGATAGAAGATATTAACAAAATAAAAGCAGAGGTTAATTTACCGATAATAGGCATTATTAAGAGAGTTTATGATAATTCTTCTGTTTTTATTACTCCTACTATGAAGGAAATTGATGAACTATGTAGGGAAGGAGTTGATGTCATTGCTCTTGATGCTACTCTAAGAGAGCGTCCCGATGGACTCTTATTATCTGATTTTTTTAATAAGATAAGAGAGAAATATCCGAATCAACTCTTAATGGCAGATATTGGCTCGTTGGAAGAAGCTATTAATGCGGATAAACTTGGGTTTGATTTTATTGGTACAACTTTGCATGGATATACAAAGGAGACCGATGGGTTAAATATTGCAGATGATGATTTTTCCTTTTTAAAGAAATTACTCAAATGTAATTTTAAATCAAAATTAGTGGTTGAGGGTAAAATTGATACACCTCTTAAGGCTAAGAGGACCTTTGAGTTGGGGGTTTCTTTTGTTGTTGTAGGAGGTGCTATTACAAGGCCTATGGAAATTACAAAAAGTTTTGTTGAGAAGATAAATGAGGTTGGGAAAGTTTGA